In Mugil cephalus isolate CIBA_MC_2020 chromosome 7, CIBA_Mcephalus_1.1, whole genome shotgun sequence, the sequence CAGAGCGCTGAATATGTGACAGTAGCCGGGAGTTATTATGCACAGATAACCTTCCCCTTCCCTTTATAATCCAAGCTGGTACAAAAGGAAACTATCCATGATCTGCAATTATGTTTTCTAGATAAGATAAGCACTTCACAATTAACTTAAGGCTTGCCCCAGACATAAGGAGCTTTCATATCTGCTGACCCAGCCAATCAAACCGCTCCAGGAGCTGCTTTTCAATATCACCAAGCCTTTGCCTCTGTGTGGTTTCCCTACTGCCTTTGTCACTTTAGCTGCTTTGCAACTCCCACCCTTCTCCTAGGAGAACTGACTCCAACACAAGGGGGCGTACACTGCCAAGTTTGCCTCTCCTTGTccagtccagcagcagcagcggcggcagcagcggcggcagggACAAATTAGATTATGGTATCATGCTGACCTTGAGAGGGAACCACacttaaatttacattttaaggaGGAATGCCTTATTGCATTATTGACAAGGAAATGTGAGGCTTTCTCCACACACAACTGCATCAGAAGGGACCACCCTTTGGTTCACCCACTGAATGACAATGCGGATGGGAGCATGCAGTTTAGTCCATCCGTGAGTTTGCATTGATCCTGCAGTCTTTTGTCAGTTTAATACATTTAGAAATGCAgatagctatatatatatatatatatatatgtcaaatCTAAACCTTCCCTATTTCTTCGATTCAGTTATCATGATCACCATCGTACATGCCGATGTTGGAAGGAGAATTCTTCAATTCTAATAAGCCACCATACAGGATAATCAAGTCCCCAGAGGTTTGTAACACAACAATCATCAGCAACACCGTGCACTTTCTGTGCAGTGATTGCATTAGCGATGGCATTTTAAATAACCTTTCTCTTTCACCCTGTACTTCttattccttttctttccctggcacctcactcctcctctcagctctcTTTGGTTGcattgatatttaaaaaaggCTCTGCACTCTGTGGATGCTTCAGTTCTGGAAATGtactctgctctgctgctgcccATGTGTCACTTACACCAAACTGTGAAGCCATGCACACTTGTATCTCGCACAAAGCACCTGTCTTACTGGGGAAAATGGCAAAAACCCAGCCCCTCTGGGGTGTACGTGCTCCTATAGGctaaaagtgcatttttaaggCTCAGTGGTAAAAGCGAGACGTAATTGGTTTGAGCTCCCAGCATATGTAAATGAAAGAAGATGGCTCCTCCCATGCACCTGATCGGGAGTATTTACAGCTCTTTACAGCTACCCATTTCACTGTTTCCAAGAGCGCAGCGTCGCACCATGACACTCCACTGGACTTAAGCAATAAGGATTTCCGTCTTTACGCACTAAAACTGACGCTCACCGCTTTATttactaagaaaaaaaagtttgccaaAAGTTTTCCAAGATGCCACGCTCTTTTCTGGTCAAGAAACACATAAACTCCGCAAAGAAGCCAAATTATAGTGAGCTGGACAGCCCAACAGGTAAAGTTATTCCACACTTAAGTCgcaatgtacattttaaaaagttgtgttttctttcgCGCAGTCGCTTGTTTTTAAAGCGCAGCGTCTGGCTCGAAAATCTGTGCTTCCCCCACTCAAGCGCTGACAGCCATCATCTGACGTCTCTTTTTCACTTTGCTGTCTTTATTTCCAGTGTTCATCACGCCGCACATCTACAAGGGCCTACCCCTGTCGGTTATCCCGCAGCCGGAGATCCTGAGCTCGGCAGCGTACAGCCCCATCACAGTGTGGACTACCAGCAACTTGCCGCTGTCTCCCCTCCCCAGTGACCTCTCCCCCATCTCTGGATACCCCTCATCGCTCTCCGACACCTCCTCTAAAGACCACAGCGGCTCTGAAAGCCCGAGGAGTGATGAAGACGAGCAAATGCTGCCTAAGCTGACAGACCCTCACGGAGTGGAGGCAGAGAAATTCCAATGCAGCTTGTGTAGCAAATCCTACTCCACGTACTCTGGACTTCTCAAGCATAAACAGCTGCACTGCGACGCCCAAACGAGGAAATCTTTCAGTTGTAAATACTGCGAGAAGGAGTACGTTAGCCTGGGAGCTCTCAAAATGCACATCAGGACTCACACCTTGCCGTGTGTTTGCAAAATATGCGGGAAAGCGTTCTCCAGACCGTGGCTGCTCCAAGGACACATCAGGACGCACACCGGTGAGTGAacgaggggtgggggggagtggGAAAGTGTGGGGCCTCCATGTGTCAAGAGGCTGCTTTGATTTTGCAGGCGCAGATCCAACACTGTTTAGTGCTCAACAGCTACAGCACCCCTGTTATACAACCCAGCACTGCTTTGTAGTGACACTGAGGAAGTTAACTCTCTTATGATATTATTTCCTGTATATTTCTGCTGGtgttctgaaaagaaaaaaaaaatactccccTTTGACACCAGTGTCATGTTGCAATCAATCAGCGGTTGAATATGCTCAGCAGAGTGCCTGTCTTTCAAACCGATTGCTACAACCAAACAGAAATATCTTCTAAATGCAGTTGCTGACAGCGTCTTCTTTCTCGTTTTCTGCTTTGACAGGAGAGAAGCCCTTCTCGTGCCCTCACTGCAACAGGGCGTTCGCAGACAGGTCCAACCTCAGGGCTCACCTACAGACCCATTCGGATGTGAAAAAATACCAATGCAAGAACTGCTCCAAAACCTTCTCCAGGATGTCTCTTCTGCACAAGCATGAGGAATCTGGTTGTTGTGTAGCACACTGAACTGGGATACTTTTCCACCGCCAGAAAAACCCcctcctctgtttcttcttcatttttttccaagtcCAGGAGAACTGTCAGGGAATCACGCCGAGAGGGGTTTGTTCGCAAATATGCAGactttttttgttcgtttttttttttttttctgctacaaCCGGCctatttcatttcagagtgaGAAATAGCTCTCACATGCTTCTCGTTTCAAGCAGTGTTTCTGTGATTGCAATCAGTGTCGAGCTTTGTCACACCATGTACTCACCTACCTGTGCTATTCATGCACTTTTCTGCATGTCTAGAAAGTTTTATATGCCTTCACAATGTTATCTTCAGTGTTTGTACCAATGTCTTTCAATGGCTGTTATGCAgtcctccactttttttttttttttttatacaagtGATACCAAATGGTGCATTACAAATGGCAGTATAACTATAACCAGTGGAATACTGAAGCCATTGTTACATGTAGGGAACAAGCGCAAACTTTAATTTAGGGTGAACTATTATACGTTTTGCACAGTGTTTAGGAACAGCACTCAAATAGCAATACAAGTCGTCTCAAGTGCCTCAGTTTTACTCAGCAATAATACGTATTTCTCAACAACAGGttccttttatatttttatatattgaaTGTAAGTGTGACTGAGATGATTGTATATCAACAGTAGAAAGCTGTGAtgctgaatgattttttttttgatattttcatattatcatgacactttttttacaaaaaaaaaaaaaataaagtttcatGACGTTTTTGTATACTTCCTTTGGCATCTGTGCAGCCTTCTGTTGTCTCTGTGGGTGCGCAGCTCTTTCAGCAGCACTCAGCAGGATTCACTGTTTGCCACAAGCTTCAAACGGTAGAACTTACCCAAAagtaaatgatatttaatccGGCTTGCACCATCTCATGTTATGGAGATGTAAAAATGAGGAAAGAGGTGACTCAGCTCCAAATCAGGCCTGAACCTGTTCCCTGTGAACCTGTCCAGACATCAAACAATCTTGAAATTTAACACATACAAGCTATATTGATCTGCACTCACTTGTTACACCCTTTGAGGGCCCGTGACTCTTTCCTTGCCCGAGTGTGCGCGTAAAAGCTTGAAAGCGAAAGTGTATGGAAAGTGTATAGTTAATTTTGAAATTCATCAACATTAGCTGCAGATAAAGTGACACGAACCTGTTATTTTATCTCCTTGCTCAATCGCAACAATCACTGCAGGGCACCGGGGCACTCAGAAATCCAGATTTTAATATGTTTTCGCAAAAAGATCGAATTTGCATTTGCTTTGACGACCTCCTTGAATTCTGGGACGCGTGCCATCAAGGATTAAATAGACCTCCCTGGGCTACATTTTGTTGTCTCTTACCGTATGTTATCTTGAAGCAGATAGAGATAAGAGCACAAAAAAAGTACAGCGCCTCAAGGCATACAGTCAAACTCTCTAGCAAACCCCAGAAAGTGTAGTTTGCCCCAGTGAGGGCAAAAGCTGCTGACCTTAAAGATGTGATCTGACAAATAGACACTTGTTTTTCTTGGTGCGAGGGGCTGAACACCCCTGTAGGTAGATTCTCCTCGCTCTGAGTCATCGTCAAGCTATTCCAGGTGCTGGGATTTGTCCAGGTGGCTCCAGGGCTCTTCAAActcacaaggaaaaaaaaaaaaaaaacaggtgcagCTCGGAGGAGAAGAATACAAACCACATCTACAAGTCCACCAATACAACAGAGACCACAGTCATGACCTAATGTGGAAATGTTACAAGAAACAGGTCCTATTATCCAGATCATTTGCCTCATAAAAGTAAAGTGCCATCAGGAGGGCACTCTGAACTCCCACAAACGGGGTCTACCTTCGCTTTTCTTTGGAGAGTCTAATATCTTCCATTCTACGGGGAGCACTTTATCACGCCGGTGTCAGAAAGGGAAAAAATGCTGCGGATGCATAATGCCAATTAGCCTCATAATCTTGCGAGATTTTCCTTTTACAACTGCAATTAACTGCATGACTGATTTCTCAGATAACAACAACGCGTTAAAAGCCTTCCCCTCcaacatgaatatttgattTTACCGTCGTGATAGCGGTGGGAGGAGACGGGGAGGGCAAGGAGCGggatttcatttgtttcaaagCGTACGACTATTAGAGAATGTGAGATCAGATATTTGTTAGGGGTGGAAGGTGTTAGTAGTCGCACTGCTGTGTTTAAGCTGGATGCCAAGTGCAGGTAGCAGATAGCCTGTGGGCGTTTATGCAATTAGGTTAAAAAGAGGAATCTCTATGCAGAGGTACTGGGAAGATAAAAGAATAAAccagaatgaaaacatcttGAATGGATTGTGTATTCAGGCACAGTCTTCtttaccttctttttctctttaatttacTTTAGCAGTGAACTCTCACAAGGTCATGCTTGATTTGCTTTTTGCACAAAATCAACAAAGATGCACAAACAAATATTGTGCAAATTAGAAATGCAACTAATAATTAATTTCATTACGAATTAATGCGATGAATCTTTTATGAACTAATTGgtaattttttcatttaaattatcgTAATGTAATTAAAAGTTTCCCTTTAGCTCGATGTTTACGAGCGACTTGTTCTATTAGACCCAAACGTCAAACAAAAAGCCATTTTAGACGTAAAAACGCCTAAAACGATTAAGTGAATATCAATATATTTGCAGTCATTGATTAATGGACTGACTCTATTGACTCTCGgcagaataaaacatgattcTTCTTTACTTTGCTCGTTTCATCTGGCCATCCATCATTCTGATTATTGACACATAATTAAAGCCTGAATATATAACACGGTTTATTTTACGGTGTACATTATGtcacctttaaaataaatgtcctcaACTCTGCACATTCGCTGTACATGCCCGGGGTGACATAAAGATCCAGAGCGACCTCAGAGAGCGGCGGGCCGGATGTAAAGCGGGGCACGACTCCCAGAAACCTGCTGACTTTATGGTGAATCAGGGAGTGTGATTCCTTTATGACCATCAAGTGGAACAAATAAAGTTAAGGGCGTCCTCTGAGGTCTGGTTGTCTTTGCTGGGAAGCGATCCCCAGCCCTCCTCCCTAAGCCCCACCACATCAGAGAGGAAATGATTTTGTATTCCCCTTTACTCCAACCGCCCGGAGGAATGCCTATTTACTGAGTGCCCGCATCTTGTTAAAGActattctcttttatttgtgttgtctCCTCAAGTGACTGGGTAGCTACTGAGAATGtcgctgttttgttttttttaatgctggaGGTGCCTATTCTCCTGATAATACTGTTTGCCTCTAATTGAGCAGTCCTTTGTATTTGTTGATAAATTGGATTCATGCAGCAAGCATAATTTAATCACCAGGGACAATGAATTCTTCTGATGTTTTGCAGTGTCTTACGGTTTTATGTATTTAGCTCGTTAAAGTAAAAGGGTTAATGCAAAGGGGCAACAACACTTGTTTAAAGAAATCGCATTATAGCTGGGGAGAAACAGGCCCAGGGAGATGTCTGGCTGTTTGATGTGTGGCGGGCTGCGGCCGCATACCGAGAGATGGAGGCTGACCGTTCATGTAAGtcagaaattatttttcttgGCCGTGTCATTACGAGCGTCGACGTGAAGAGTCCAGCAGAAACAGACGAGGCAGTGTTGTCTTAATCAATAGCTCTGTTGTCTCTCTTAGTTGCATTCTCGTCGAGCGGAGGTCAGCTGTCAAAGGATCCTGTGATCATATTTGCTTGATTGTATTTCCTTCTTAATGTTTGGCCCACTAAACCTCATGACCGcagctgtaaaaagaaaaaatcctctCTGTAAACAACGCGCTGCTTTGTGTGCATGGATGATTTGATGGATTGAAAGGGGCCCTGTAACAGTTATCACAACTTACACGTTAAGCCATTTATCTCAAATTATTTTATCATGTAAGCAGCATACAGAAAATatatggtttaaaaaaagacagacatttaGTTATATTTAGATATAAGGATTTTATATGTATTCATAGTTTTATGCAGTTgcactaaaagaaaagagagcatTAACTAAAGTCTATACTTAAATTAATGAAGTCTGTTACCGTCTCTGTATTTATTACATCTTtctgattaattgattgattgattgattgtatTTATACTGAAGACAATATAATACATGAATCAacaatttattacatttaaaagtattaaaGTACTTTCACCACAAGAGTTCAAATCAATACCACTACTCTTTCAGGCTTTTTGGCTTAAGCTACATTGGGTTAAATTTAGCTAATTAacttatatattttgttatatttagtGAGTACAGCACTTAAGGCAGGTATGGGAAAAACACTGTAAACTatgaatgctttcaaaaatataaatattatttttatcaattttttttactttaacaaaatgcaaagtgagcgaacaaaagaaaaatccaagtcacatcaatatttggtgttgaAACCAGCATTAATCCTTGTAGgtgcacttgcacaaagtcagggattttgtagggtcgtagacgcagtggtcagccaagaaaaaaaaaaaaaaaaacacatcaaacttatttccctttgaaatggGAAGATGTCCAGaagtgccatcagctcagaactggcagaaaccagtgggactcaggtacacccatctactgtctggagaagtctggccagaagtgatCTTCATGGAAGAGTGGCAGCCAAAAATCCACCTCTCTGAcgtggaaacaaggccaagagactcaactatgcacggAAACATAGAAAAATATCCATCATGGAggcgtatgattggccccaaatttattatGCGGCATGACAAAGATCCCAAACATACAGTCAAGGTCTGTCTGGGATCACATGAAGAGACACTGAGGAAGCCGACATCCACAGAAGATTTgcggttagttctccaagatgtttggaacgacctaccagccgagttccttcaaaaactgtgtgtgagtggaCCTAGAAGAACTGGTGCTGTCTTGAGGCAATATTGATTTGGCTtggatttctcttctgttcaatcactgcattttgttgattGAGGTAAACAAACTATGAACTCTTCCATTGTTGACAGTgatcttagtttacagcatttttcatGCCTGCCTAAAACCTTTGCACAGCACCGTACATTATGCTAAATTAGGCTAGTTAGTTTAAACTGCATTATTCAAGATTCAGGTAGTTAGCTTAAGCTGCATTTGCTAAATTTAGCAACAGTAAAGTCATTTTCTCTTACACCGTCATGACTGAATGTAGGCTACTGTCTACTAGCTACTGCCACATATTagaataagaaacaaaaatcaaacaaacaacaaaaatggcCTTAATAAGTTTAGCTTCTTCTAAGATTAGCTTTAGCTGAGGTCACTGGCTAGCTAGGTCTCGCTAacttcctgtagcgttcttgtCCTAGCTAGCTAATGAATTATTGGTTTTAAGAACCAACAAACTGTAGATTTTTATGGCACAATCGTAATTTCATGTGGTCAAATGCATGTCACCCACAATTATCAGGTATGGAAAAATGAATTAGTGAGTTTAGCTTTAGCTCAGCCGTGACTACTGTCTCAACCAGCCTTCACTTCTGTAGCCCTCTTGTTTTAGCTGTCTGATGCCTTATTGCCTTTTAGAGCCCACAAACCTAGGACTTTTATGGCacaataatgtttttatatggTAAAACAGATGTCAGACGCAGACCCCAGTCTTAACACAGTTTGGAGCTCTAACTTCTGCTGTGAAGCTCCTGGTGTTTAATGAATGTTTCACAATATGACATGTAACAGCTTTcctttaatataaaacatttatatttatgtatacaATAGCTAATTATATGTAATCATTGTTTCATGCCAACCTGGTACTGAATTACACACGTGTTTGATTAGTTAATAATGTCTTTGGAACATCCTCTTAAAACATTTGCTGATGTCTGGAGCCACATCTTATTTATTCTAAGTTAATTGTGTTATTAATAAATCAAACTGTACATGCACCAATGATGGGTGATTCAGCTCCTGATGTTTCTCTCCCTTTGTCAGATGTGTGAAACCATATTCTGTTGGAGACCCCTGAATGGTTGTCACTTTCACAGAGTGCTGCAGGAGACCGGTGGTTTGATGTGAATCTGCTGTCATACTAAGTGGggtgcttttaatttgaataatgatgatgacattCTTTGAAAAGCGGATGCTGCAAATTGCTCATTTTTAATCCTTTTAGACCTCAGAGCTGCTTTTGACACCGTTGATCATCCAATTTAAATTTGAACACCGTAAGCGCTGGGTGGTATTACCTGTCCTGTGCTTGACTGATTCACCTCCCGGTGCTCAAACTAgaacttttatttcactgacAGAAACTCATCTTTCTCTTCACTGAACATGATATCTAGGCTGGAGCTCCTTGGGGTCTATTGTTTGGCCAACCCTTAAATTCATTCAGGCTTTCTCCTCAGCTATTTAATGTATTAAACAGTGATTGATTGGGTTGCTTCGTtaagttatatatttatatactttctttcaaatgtttcttttaaatcctGAATACATAAACACCTCAATTTAACAGATCAGCACAATCTCTTTGACTTTGCTGGTCCCTGTAGCGTTTCTACTGGTGcagaattaataattaattaattaattaatagtaATTTAgtcattggtcttcaacagggggtccatgacccctagggggtccgcagaggttcTGCAGTggagtcacaaaatctttgattgattagacattttttttatatatatatatatatatatatatatatatatatatttcaaattttgCCCCACAATTTtacccccacaaatttaaatttctttaaatacacattaacgtgaatctaacatgttttagtaaagggataatctttcagtcaacacttcactcattcagcagcacaggagctgtctcgacagggcactgtttcacacagagcgccacactagacctgtcaatctcagcctccaatcacgaggccgcgtatcacacgctgactctgtcaggtttcccgcAGTTGGCCGAGAGGCTATTCAGCCCCCGGGTGGGTACCTCAGAGGGCACGCTGCaaaattagcagaagagaagctaacggtgcagctCGCTCTCATGAGGCTGAATTggatcgctttgttttattttctttatatgtcaATTATACACAACttaggtgtgtttgtgttttcgtcagttgcacggccactctaaaaaaaaataaaaaaaatgttttaaaaatcataattgaatctgtgtattatttgaatagcttactattgaatgcaaaattataataatgatgtatatttttaaacagcactaggccgagtttaatatagaacacatagagtagttaaggggtccctacttaatctctccatcagtttggggtccttggcctgaaaaacactgaagacccctgacttAAGTTGCTTTGTGCCAAATAATAAGTATCTGCATGTTAAAAGGGTCCACTTATATATAAAAGGTTTGCGATTTCATCTTTCCAATACCTGGTCAACAAAATTGACCTGTTTTCAGTGTTCATGGAATTCTAGAGCTTTTCTTGTTCAGGTGAGACTGAAATTTAATTGGTAACCTTGGTAGCAAGAGTTGACTATATCTCATCGCAAGGCTAATGTATTACCCATGTTTAAGCTCTTTTAATGTAACTTCTTCAATGGCtagattttgatttaaaataaatgaagcagtCTCTGCAGAAGTAAAGCTCAGGATAAATCAAGGTCATGTTCATACTCAGAACAGGCTGGTTAAATGCAAGCACTGATTCAAAGTCTCCAGTCCTATAAGTCAGCATTTACAGACTCAgaaactttcacttttcaaaaaGTTCTACAAAAAAGATACTGTTCAAAAGACTGGATTCACATTACAGTGTCAAAGAGAGCTTTTTGAATTTCTGAATTTTCTTTGTGCGTCGTCTGGGACTGAAAAGTTTTAGCGAAACATATTCAAGGTTAATTCTGCTCATTTAACAAACTCAGTTttttggggtgttttttttttatactgaaGAATCCATTCACACATCACCATTACTTGCTTGCCACTTGTTCGATTCCATTCacatataaatatttcacttcCCAGCTACGGGAAAGTTTTGATCGTTATTTTCGGCAGCAGTCTTTCCAAGAacatgaaatattaatactttccTCATTTAGTAAGACAACACATAACTTCCTCGTTCAGAGGGTGTTTTGACAGCCATCAGAAGTTACAACTAAACCGATCCCACTGGAGCATCACATACGTACTGTCTGTGTTCAAACAGGATGGTAGACTGTCAGTAATTGGTTATCATAATGGATTTCAGGTTCTAGTCCTTTTGTCTTTCACCGAATTTAAAACACCCATGAAGTAGCATTAAAGTAAAAAAggagatataaaaaaataagcaggtAAAAGAGTAAacctggagaaaaacagagaacTGAAGCTGAACTAAGCCGATGCCTGAGTGGATAAATGTTTACTTTAAAAGCACATATTGGTCTTTGTCTCTCAGGATTCTGAACGTAACTCAATTTAGATTATGAACGCTACAGGGAGAAGAATCACAAGCTGGATCTCCAATTCTGAACGTGATTATGCTATTTTACaatcagctctgctctgagCAACAAATTAATTGCAGCAATGTCTAAGCCAAGTGCTTATTTACCAGCTGTTTGGGTGCAATCGCAACTGTGGCTGCGTTCATTCACATCGAGATAAGGGGGAGAAATTACACAACAGAAAGCAGCAGACTTTAGAAGACAAATGGAAATGAGATTTACTTTCTAATTGTACAGCTGTGTCCCAAgtcatttattcaaattaataTCATCTTTGTGTTTACCTTTTGTGGGAAGCGTGTTGCATGTCaatgcatctttattttttttttcccccccagaaTCCATTACGTACGGTGGATATAGAAAATAACACAGGGCACTTTTCCTGAAGTCCTCAGACGGGTGATTCAAGGTAAAAGCAATTATCTTTAATTGATTTCCGTCTCCGAATCCATACCAATcacggaggaggagagtgaaCAGCGCATGGGCTGCAGACGGATTCGTAAGACAATGCAGAGGTGGACGGTCTGAAAAAGAGGGGCTGCAGGGAGAATGAGGAAATGACTGCACATCcgtgtcattttgttttgatcaCTGATTATTTCTGAGCGTCGTCTGGACAGGACTCGGCGGTATATGTGAGAGTGCGAGCGTGAGATGATCCCGAGAGGCTAACAGGACTGAAGCCAGTGACCTAATTATGATGAATCAGGGCTGGGAAAAGCTGT encodes:
- the snai2 gene encoding zinc finger protein SNAI2 — translated: MPRSFLVKKHINSAKKPNYSELDSPTVFITPHIYKGLPLSVIPQPEILSSAAYSPITVWTTSNLPLSPLPSDLSPISGYPSSLSDTSSKDHSGSESPRSDEDEQMLPKLTDPHGVEAEKFQCSLCSKSYSTYSGLLKHKQLHCDAQTRKSFSCKYCEKEYVSLGALKMHIRTHTLPCVCKICGKAFSRPWLLQGHIRTHTGEKPFSCPHCNRAFADRSNLRAHLQTHSDVKKYQCKNCSKTFSRMSLLHKHEESGCCVAH